From one Rosa rugosa chromosome 4, drRosRugo1.1, whole genome shotgun sequence genomic stretch:
- the LOC133742535 gene encoding indole-3-acetic acid-induced protein ARG7-like translates to MGFRLPRIASTKTSDIPKGYFAVYVGESQKKRFVVPISYLNQPLFQDLLSQAEEEFGYHHPMGGITIPCSEDTFIDLTSRLSV, encoded by the coding sequence ATGGGCTTTCGATTGCCTCGAATTGCTAGCACAAAGACATCAGATATCCCGAAAGGCTACTTTGCAGTCTATGTTGGAGAGAGCCAGAAGAAACGATTTGTGGTTCCAATATCATATTTGAACCAACCTTTGTTTCAGGATTTACTGAGTCAAGCTGAAGAAGAATTTGGATACCATCATCCAATGGGCGGTATCACAATTCCTTGCAGTGAAGACACCTTCATTGATCTCACTTCCCGCTTAAGTGTGTGA
- the LOC133707262 gene encoding F-box protein CPR1-like — protein MANNDLPEDIIVKILTRLPVKSLVRFRCVSKRWRSILSDSQFAKSHFRLAFEQKTLSHRLLVSGSSSLESLDLEKPFGIGNESSVRELACPLQQFGERVLLLGSCNGLVFIGLENCRHLSIWNPLLGLLHNLPSPGFSTKENSNVSLFYHGFAYVSATDDYKVIVAADFGDEVEVEVEIFSMRANIWKRIEASIESVIQGEGVLLNEALHWLDDLNVPEPVIFALDLVKEEFRKIQLPNFMGDGKDFRHLEVVYGGRLLVSRYIPCARDTFRYVDFWVMEEYGVCQSWTKLFDYEVSHKPGYWSLIPILVMETITLTVQMTCRADILVKHDHKEGKLSFHFLDRYKWHMIKYEESLLWLSDYYAVEEKIKRLKTEHKS, from the coding sequence ATGGCGAACAACGACCTTCCTGAGGATATCATTGTGAAAATTCTGACCAGGCTGCCTGTCAAGTCTTTGGTCCGATTCCGTTGTGTTTCGAAACGGTGGCGTTCTATACTGTCCGACTCCCAGTTTGCCAAATCCCATTTTAGACTAGCCTTCGAGCAGAAAACCCTCAGTCACAGACTCCTCGTCTCCGGGTCATCTAGTCTTGAATCTTTAGATTTGGAAAAGCCATTCGGAATCGGAAACGAGTCTTCAGTCAGAGAACTGGCCTGCCCGCTCCAGCAATTTGGGGAGCGTGTCTTGCTACTGGGATCGTGCAATGGCTTGGTGTTTATAGGTCTTGAAAATTGTAGACACTTGTCTATCTGGAACCCTTTGTTAGGACTTTTACACAACTTGCCTTCCCCAGGGTTTTCGACGAAAGAGAACAGCAATGTATCTCTTTTTTATCATGGTTTTGCTTATGTTTCAGCCACTGACGACTACAAAGTTATTGTGGCAGCTGATTTTGGGGATGAAGTTGAGGTTGAGGTCGAGATCTTTTCAATGAGAGCTAATATTTGGAAAAGGATTGAAGCCTCTATCGAGTCTGTAATCCAGGGAGAGGGGGTTCTTTTAAATGAGGCACTTCATTGGCTTGATGACTTGAATGTACCAGAACCAGTTATCTTTGCACTTGATTTGGTAAAGGAGGAGTTCCGAAAAATACAGCTGCCTAATTTTATGGGAGATGGCAAGGATTTCCGCCATTTGGAGGTTGTTTATGGAGGACGCCTGTTAGTATCTCGTTATATACCGTGTGCTCGTGACACTTTTCGTTATGTCGATTTTTGGGTCATGGAAGAGTATGGTGTTTGCCAATCCTGGACTAAGCTGTTTGACTACGAGGTTTCCCACAAGCCTGGGTATTGGTCCCTCATACCAATCCTGGTTATGGAGACTATAACACTTACTGTGCAGATGACCTGCAGGGCTGACATTTTGGTCAAGCATGATCATAAAGAAGGGAAGCTCTCCTTTCACTTTCTTGATAGATATAAGTGGCACATGATTAAATATGAGGAGAGTTTACTTTGGCTCAGTGATTATTATGCAGTGGAAGAGAAGATCAAAAGACTCAAAACCGAACACAAGTCCTGA
- the LOC133742346 gene encoding UDP-glycosyltransferase 88A1-like: MENKKRIFHHHQQRQSRVMEAIVLYPSPPIGHLVSMVELGKFILTCHPSCSIHILITTPPYRADDTAPYIASVSATTPSIIFHHLPTISLPPSSTSSPNHETLTFEVLRLNNPNVHKALLSISNNFTVQAFIMDFFCGLGLSVAIDLNIPGYFFFTSGAGCLASFLTLPAIHKNTDKSLKDLNTLLAIPGVPPIPSSDMPKPVLVRNDKAYECFLESSTQLPKSAGIIVNTFESLESRAIRAISDGLCLPEDVPTPPIFCIGPLIFAHNQRGGGNDDVPECLTWLDSQPSGSVVFLCFGSLGLFTKEQLREIAAGLERSGQRFLWVVRNPPSHNQSVAIAGQVDPDLDYLLPDGFLDRTKDRGLVVKSWAPQVAVLNHDSVGGFVSHCGWNSVLEAVCAGVPIVSWPLYAEQRFNRVILVEEIKIALPMNESLDGFVNATEVEKRVRELMDSEEGESIRKRTKALKSEANAALSEAGTSRIAFTKLVESWNQG, translated from the coding sequence ATGGAAAATAAGAAACGTATTTTCCATCACCACCAGCAAAGACAGAGCAGAGTCATGGAGGCGATTGTTTTATACCCATCACCACCTATTGGCCACTTGGTTTCCATGGTAGAGTTGGGCAAATTCATACTTACTTGCCATCCTTCATGTAGTATCCACATACTTATCACCACCCCACCTTACAGAGCCGATGACACCGCCCCATATATTGCCTCTGTCTCTGCCACTACTCCCTCCATCATCTTCCACCATCTACCAactatctctctccctccctcctccACTTCCTCTCCCAACCATGAAACCCTAACCTTTGAGGTCCTTCGGCTCAACAACCCCAACGTCCACAAAGCCCTCCTTTCCATCTCCAACAACTTTACTGTTCAAGCTTTTATCATGGACTTCTTCTGTGGTCTTGGGCTTTCTGTTGCTATTGATCTGAATATCCCAGGATATTTTTTCTTCACGTCTGGTGCAGGATGCCTGGCTTCCTTTCTTACACTCCCTGCTATTCACAAAAACACTGACAAGAGCCTCAAAGACCTTAACACCCTTCTCGCTATTCCAGGAGTACCACCAATACCTTCCTCTGATATGCCAAAACCAGTTTTGGTACGTAATGACAAGGCCTATGAGTGCTTCCTAGAAAGCTCAacacaattacccaaatcagcCGGGATTATCGTGAACACGTTTGAATCACTCGAATCTAGGGCCATCAGAGCAATATCAGATGGACTATGCTTGCCTGAAGATGTTCCCACACCACCCATCTTTTGCATAGGTCCGTTAATCTTTGCTCACAATCAAAGAGGTGGTGGTAATGATGATGTGCCTGAGTGTTTGACATGGCTGGACTCACAGCCAAGTGGCAGTGTGGTCTTCCTCTGTTTTGGAAGCTTAGGATTGTTTACAAAGGAGCAGTTGCGGGAAATAGCTGCGGGATTAGAGAGGAGTGGCCAAAGGTTCTTGTGGGTTGTCCGTAATCCACCTTCTCATAATCAAAGCGTTGCTATTGCAGGCCAAGTGGATCCGGATTTGGATTATTTGCTTCCAGATGGTTTTTTGGATAGAACTAAGGATAGGGGTCTTGTAGTGAAGTCATGGGCACCACAAGTGGCAGTGCTGAATCATGATTCTGTAGGTGGGTTTGTGAGTCACTGTGGGTGGAACTCGGTGTTGGAGGCAGTGTGTGCTGGGGTGCCAATTGTGTCTTGGCCACTCTATGCAGAGCAGAGATTTAATAGGGTTATTTTGGTGGAGGAAATAAAGATTGCTTTGCCAATGAACGAGTCACTAGACGGTTTTGTAAATGCAACAGAGGTGGAGAAGCGAGTTAGAGAGTTGATGGACTCGGAGGAAGGAGAGTCAATCAGGAAGAGGACCAAGGCCTTGAAGAGTGAAGCAAATGCTGCTCTGAGTGAAGCCGGGACATCTCGGATTGCATTCACTAAACTTGTCGAATCATGGAATCAAGGCTGA